From a single Candidatus Zixiibacteriota bacterium genomic region:
- a CDS encoding NAD(P)-dependent oxidoreductase: protein MKTGFIGLGSLGKAIARHLIDEGVELTVWNRTRSKAEELGVPIAESPAELISQTDTVILSLTDSTAVQAVLMGEKGLLAADCRGKIIIDTTTNHFESVLSFHQAVKERGAWYLETPVLGSVMPASKGLLTVLVSGEEEAYEKAKPLIGKIGKTIFYLKEPTIATKMKLVNNLVLGTLMATLAEAVVLGENVGIPKEKVLEILSKGAGDSMVLNAKREKLLKEDFAVHFSSAMIYKDLHYLQDLARTMRQPLLTGSITKEIFGMAFTKGIENLDFSAIYRVFREY from the coding sequence ATGAAGACAGGATTTATAGGTTTGGGGTCGTTGGGGAAAGCGATCGCCCGACATTTGATTGATGAGGGAGTGGAACTTACAGTATGGAATAGGACCCGGTCCAAAGCAGAGGAACTGGGTGTGCCGATCGCCGAATCACCGGCCGAGCTTATTTCGCAAACGGATACGGTCATTCTAAGTCTCACCGACAGCACGGCGGTGCAGGCGGTTCTGATGGGTGAGAAGGGGTTGCTTGCAGCCGATTGCCGGGGGAAAATTATCATCGATACCACCACCAATCATTTCGAATCGGTCCTCTCGTTTCATCAAGCGGTTAAAGAAAGGGGCGCATGGTATCTTGAAACGCCGGTATTGGGGAGTGTTATGCCGGCCTCGAAAGGGCTCCTGACCGTGCTGGTCAGCGGGGAAGAGGAAGCTTATGAGAAAGCAAAGCCGCTTATCGGGAAAATCGGCAAGACCATTTTCTATCTTAAAGAGCCGACTATAGCAACCAAAATGAAACTGGTCAACAATCTGGTGCTGGGAACCCTTATGGCTACTCTGGCCGAGGCGGTGGTGTTGGGGGAAAATGTCGGCATTCCAAAAGAGAAGGTGCTGGAGATTCTTTCAAAAGGGGCGGGAGATTCGATGGTGCTGAACGCCAAAAGAGAGAAATTGCTCAAAGAGGATTTTGCCGTGCATTTCTCCTCGGCCATGATATATAAGGACCTGCACTATCTTCAGGACCTGGCGCGCACTATGCGGCAACCACTCCTGACCGGGAGTATCACCAAAGAGATATTCGGGATGGCCTTTACCAAAGGGATTGAGAATCTCGATTTTTCGGCGATATACAGAGTTTTTAGAGAATATTGA